DNA from Lentibacillus amyloliquefaciens:
AGGGCCTATACAATAAGCTTCGTCAGCCAGCTGGACATGCAAGGCATCTCTATCTGCTTCAGAATAGACTGCAACGGTAGCAATATCCATCTCTTTGCAGGCCCTTATGATGCGAACCGCTATTTCACCCCGGTTCGCAATTAATACTTTGTTAATCACCTGCAACATCCCCTTATTTAGTCTTCACTCTGAATAATGGCTGACCATATTCTACCAATTCACCATCTTCGACCAGTACTTCGGTTATTTCACCAGTCGTTTCTGCTTCGATTTCATTAAACAGTTTCATTGCTTCAACAATACAGACCACCGTATCAGCTTCAACTTTTGAACCTGATTTGACGTATGTATCACTTTCCGGGGTCGGCTTAGCATAAAATGTCCCAACCATTGGGGAAACTATTTCATGATCAAAATTAGCTGTATTTTCTTCAGCAGGCTTTTCAGCCGGAACATTTTCTGATTTCGGTTCCACTTTCACTTCAGGTTCCGCTGTTTTCACCGGCTCAG
Protein-coding regions in this window:
- the accB gene encoding acetyl-CoA carboxylase biotin carboxyl carrier protein → MLKVQEIRELIKLVDQSAIDEFTYESDGTSVSMKKSNGQTVSSANPKPAEAPEQPAEPVKTAEPEVKVEPKSENVPAEKPAEENTANFDHEIVSPMVGTFYAKPTPESDTYVKSGSKVEADTVVCIVEAMKLFNEIEAETTGEITEVLVEDGELVEYGQPLFRVKTK